Proteins encoded within one genomic window of Bradyrhizobium sp. 186:
- the cydB gene encoding cytochrome d ubiquinol oxidase subunit II produces MVLFWVALLAISMLIYLLLDGFDLGVGMLFGLAGNEADRDTMLDTVAPVWDGNETWLVVAGVILWGAFPVVYATLLSAFYLPVIIMLLGLILRGVAFEFRHRAAQQLRWIWDVSFVGGSFAASFMQGVTVGALAQGLKFTDGVYVGGVFGWLTPFSLLCGIGLCLGYALLGATWLVQKCQSDVRDRARRQIPALALAVLAFLIVVFAHALITNLPIMHRWLDRPYLFVFPAVGAAATVVLASSILHHNDRWPFAAVAVIFVAAFGTLALSFWPYMIPFAITIDEAAAPHASLAFMFWGEGLFVFPLMVLYVAIGYRVFRGKVGTTPGHY; encoded by the coding sequence ATGGTCTTGTTCTGGGTTGCGCTTCTCGCCATTAGCATGTTGATCTATCTGCTGCTCGATGGATTCGATCTCGGGGTCGGCATGTTGTTTGGTCTCGCCGGCAACGAGGCGGATCGCGACACGATGCTCGACACTGTCGCGCCGGTATGGGATGGCAACGAGACTTGGCTTGTCGTTGCCGGCGTGATCCTGTGGGGCGCGTTTCCGGTGGTCTATGCCACGCTGCTGTCAGCCTTCTATCTACCCGTCATCATCATGCTGCTTGGCTTGATCTTGCGTGGCGTTGCGTTCGAATTTCGTCACAGGGCGGCGCAGCAGCTTCGGTGGATCTGGGACGTGAGCTTCGTGGGCGGATCGTTCGCTGCGAGCTTCATGCAAGGGGTGACGGTCGGCGCCCTGGCGCAGGGCTTGAAGTTCACCGACGGGGTCTATGTCGGCGGCGTCTTCGGCTGGCTGACCCCGTTTTCCCTATTGTGCGGTATCGGGCTGTGTCTGGGTTATGCCCTTCTGGGCGCTACATGGCTGGTGCAGAAGTGCCAATCGGACGTCCGTGATAGGGCTCGCCGCCAGATACCCGCGCTGGCACTTGCCGTGCTGGCGTTCCTGATCGTGGTATTTGCGCATGCGTTGATCACGAACCTGCCGATCATGCATCGCTGGCTCGATCGGCCCTATCTGTTTGTATTTCCGGCCGTCGGAGCCGCGGCCACGGTCGTGCTGGCCAGCAGCATCCTGCATCACAACGATCGCTGGCCGTTCGCTGCTGTTGCCGTCATCTTCGTCGCGGCGTTTGGAACGCTGGCACTGTCCTTCTGGCCTTACATGATCCCGTTTGCCATCACGATCGACGAGGCGGCGGCGCCTCACGCCAGTCTCGCCTTCATGTTCTGGGGCGAGGGCCTCTTCGTCTTCCCCTTGATGGTGCTGTATGTCGCGATCGGGTATCGGGTGTTCAGAGGCAAGGTGGGGACGACACCCGGTCACTACTGA
- a CDS encoding DUF2231 domain-containing protein, translated as MTKSESTALTSPPLARGPKRPIHQMLVPFPVAYFAAAFATDLAYSRTAEVTWYRFSVWLIAGGLVMAALVTLAALIDLFRGQRPALIRTFAYASAVVLSIFNVLVHSRDGYTAVVPTGLTLSGVALVLLLFAMSPSWTLTNRYRVGAKA; from the coding sequence ATGACTAAGTCAGAAAGTACTGCCCTCACCAGTCCGCCACTGGCCAGGGGACCCAAGCGACCTATTCACCAGATGTTGGTGCCGTTTCCGGTGGCCTACTTTGCGGCGGCATTCGCCACCGACCTGGCCTATAGCCGGACCGCCGAGGTGACGTGGTATCGGTTTTCCGTCTGGCTGATTGCCGGAGGACTGGTCATGGCCGCGCTTGTCACGCTGGCCGCCTTGATCGATCTCTTTCGCGGGCAGAGACCGGCATTGATCCGCACATTCGCCTACGCGTCCGCGGTCGTGCTGTCCATTTTCAATGTCCTCGTTCACAGCCGCGACGGTTACACCGCGGTCGTCCCCACGGGCCTGACCCTCTCGGGCGTCGCCCTCGTTCTCCTGCTTTTCGCAATGTCCCCAAGCTGGACATTGACCAACCGCTATCGCGTCGGAGCAAAGGCATGA
- a CDS encoding cytochrome ubiquinol oxidase subunit I, translating to MDATALLLSRIQFGFTISFHIIFPAFTIGLAAWLTVLEAMHMRTGRPVYQALFEFWLKIFGVAFGMGVVSGVVMGFQFGTNWSVLSKMSGPIQGPLLSYETFTAFMLEASFFGVLVFGRKRVPPWFYLFSTAMVSLGTTLSAFWIMVNNSWMQVPVGYVFQNGYFAPDDWTKIIFNSVVWSRFPHMLLAAYLTGAFCVAATGAWYVLRGDYYAESRVMLRMGLFLAAILIPVQLLFGHLVGDYVHDHQPAKFAAIEGRWHDEQPASEVLIGLPDPATESNKFEIKVPILGSIIASSSLSSKEVGLADFVPQDRPPVLIPFVTFRIMVGCGLIMLAIAWLGSYLSIKRRLRRNRAMLWAIFLSFPLPFIAILTGWYVAEVGRQPWAIYGLLRTADAVTPFLTASAAMTSLVLFGAVYLFIFSFGTFYIYRLLRTGPTRLVVEPPHGASPNRPMSLADPELIRSGYRSAGE from the coding sequence ATGGATGCAACGGCGCTCTTGCTGTCGCGGATACAGTTCGGCTTCACCATCTCATTTCACATCATCTTCCCTGCATTCACGATCGGTCTTGCCGCCTGGCTGACAGTCCTCGAAGCAATGCACATGCGAACAGGTCGCCCCGTCTATCAGGCGCTGTTCGAATTCTGGCTCAAGATCTTCGGTGTCGCCTTCGGTATGGGCGTCGTCTCGGGAGTCGTCATGGGATTCCAGTTCGGAACGAACTGGAGCGTCCTGTCGAAGATGTCCGGACCGATCCAGGGGCCGCTTCTCTCGTACGAAACCTTCACGGCATTCATGCTGGAAGCCAGTTTCTTCGGAGTCCTGGTGTTCGGACGCAAGCGCGTGCCGCCATGGTTCTATCTGTTCTCCACCGCGATGGTGTCGCTCGGGACCACGTTGTCTGCCTTCTGGATCATGGTCAATAACAGCTGGATGCAGGTGCCGGTCGGCTACGTCTTCCAGAACGGCTATTTCGCGCCGGACGATTGGACGAAGATCATTTTCAATTCGGTCGTATGGTCGCGTTTTCCGCACATGCTGCTGGCGGCCTATCTCACGGGCGCATTTTGCGTTGCCGCGACCGGCGCATGGTACGTGTTGCGCGGCGACTACTACGCTGAATCCCGGGTGATGCTGCGAATGGGACTGTTCCTCGCGGCAATCCTGATCCCTGTCCAGCTCTTATTCGGTCATCTGGTCGGCGACTACGTTCACGACCACCAGCCGGCAAAGTTCGCGGCCATCGAGGGGCGCTGGCATGACGAGCAGCCCGCGAGCGAAGTGCTGATCGGACTGCCGGATCCGGCGACTGAAAGCAACAAATTCGAAATCAAGGTGCCGATTCTCGGAAGCATTATCGCGAGTTCGAGCCTTAGCTCGAAGGAGGTCGGGCTGGCCGATTTCGTGCCGCAAGATCGCCCGCCGGTGCTGATACCGTTCGTAACGTTCCGGATCATGGTCGGCTGCGGGCTGATCATGCTCGCGATCGCGTGGCTCGGGTCCTATCTGAGCATCAAGCGGCGCCTGCGTCGAAACCGCGCCATGCTTTGGGCAATCTTCCTCAGTTTCCCGCTTCCGTTCATCGCCATTCTCACCGGTTGGTATGTTGCCGAGGTGGGACGACAGCCCTGGGCGATCTACGGATTACTGCGGACGGCCGACGCCGTGACGCCGTTCCTGACGGCGTCGGCGGCGATGACCTCGCTCGTGCTATTCGGAGCGGTTTATCTCTTCATCTTCTCTTTCGGCACATTCTACATCTATCGGCTTTTACGCACCGGTCCGACGCGCCTCGTCGTCGAGCCGCCGCACGGCGCCTCTCCAAACCGCCCGATGTCGCTCGCCGACCCGGAGCTTATTCGGTCAGGTTATCGGAGCGCAGGAGAATAG
- the fdhD gene encoding formate dehydrogenase accessory sulfurtransferase FdhD codes for MITGSPFQQRAKLLWRGGNPTLASRYVAEESAIALTFGGSTNAVMMATPADLEDFGVGFALTEGIIDQADEIASIEIVESSLGVEVQMWLDGDRADELSARRRAMVGPVGCGLCGIESLEQASRTLPHVSSKATFCARDLLNAMSELEPLQELNQKTRGVHAAAFWQPDKGIGPVREDVGRHNALDKLAGALLRENLARAGGAILLTSRVSVEMVQKTARIGAPVLVAVSAPTSLAIQTADQAGVTLIAVARADGYEIFTHPDRLNFSDCSTVAA; via the coding sequence ATGATCACCGGTAGTCCGTTTCAGCAGCGAGCAAAGCTCCTCTGGCGCGGTGGAAACCCTACGCTTGCATCAAGATATGTGGCTGAGGAGAGTGCGATTGCGCTCACGTTTGGCGGATCCACCAATGCGGTGATGATGGCCACACCGGCTGATTTGGAGGATTTCGGAGTTGGCTTCGCCTTGACGGAAGGCATCATCGACCAGGCGGACGAGATTGCCAGCATCGAGATCGTGGAGAGCAGCCTGGGAGTCGAGGTTCAAATGTGGCTGGACGGAGATCGAGCGGACGAGCTCTCGGCGCGTCGCCGGGCCATGGTCGGCCCGGTCGGCTGTGGCTTGTGCGGAATCGAAAGCCTGGAGCAGGCCAGCCGCACGCTGCCGCACGTATCAAGCAAGGCGACCTTTTGCGCGCGCGACTTGCTGAACGCCATGAGCGAGCTCGAGCCCTTACAGGAGCTCAATCAGAAGACGCGGGGCGTACACGCTGCGGCGTTCTGGCAACCGGACAAGGGCATAGGCCCGGTGCGGGAAGATGTCGGCCGTCATAACGCACTTGACAAGCTCGCTGGTGCGCTCCTTCGCGAGAACCTGGCGAGGGCAGGGGGTGCAATTCTCCTGACAAGCCGCGTGTCGGTCGAGATGGTGCAGAAAACTGCACGAATCGGTGCACCTGTCCTCGTCGCAGTCTCGGCGCCCACTTCGCTCGCTATTCAGACGGCCGATCAAGCCGGCGTTACGTTGATCGCGGTCGCTCGCGCGGATGGATATGAAATTTTCACCCATCCCGACCGTCTCAACTTCTCTGACTGTTCGACGGTCGCAGCTTGA
- a CDS encoding sorbosone dehydrogenase family protein has product MTDVKTSLPRMTAIMVAVAGLGLAGCDGSGGDPKLQIGANPALPPLHQYLLPPIRIATPVGWGSETPKVGQGLQVHALATALQHPRSVYVLPNGDVLVVESNGPKAPVFRPKDLITGVVQWFAGAKAKDANRITLLRDTNGDGIPDTRTVFLDHLNSPFGVALVGHDLYVANTDAIMRYPYQDGQTSITAKGTKLTDLPGGPIDHHWTKSLLASPDGSKLYVGVGSNSNVGENGLQAEYERAAIWEVDRATGAHRIFAGGVRNPTGLQWEPTTGKLWAIANERDEIGPDLVPDYLTSVQDGGFYGWPYSYYGQHLDPRVQPQRPDLVARAIVPDYALSSHVAPLGFAMSAGHGLPANYESGAFVGEHGSWDRTPLNGYKVVFVPFKDGKPSGPAQDVVTGFLDANNHTHGRPVGLAVDRTGALLIADDVGNIVWRVSSANAAAPKPAS; this is encoded by the coding sequence ATGACTGACGTCAAGACGAGCTTACCCCGCATGACTGCCATCATGGTCGCTGTCGCCGGATTGGGTTTGGCCGGCTGCGACGGTAGTGGAGGTGATCCGAAGCTGCAGATCGGCGCAAATCCCGCGCTGCCGCCGCTACACCAATATCTGCTGCCTCCGATCCGGATCGCCACCCCCGTGGGTTGGGGGTCCGAGACACCAAAGGTCGGACAGGGGCTACAAGTCCATGCGCTGGCCACGGCGCTTCAGCACCCCAGATCGGTCTACGTCCTGCCCAACGGCGATGTGCTGGTCGTCGAGAGCAACGGTCCAAAGGCGCCGGTTTTCCGTCCCAAGGATCTGATCACCGGCGTGGTGCAGTGGTTCGCCGGTGCCAAGGCGAAGGACGCCAACCGAATTACGTTGCTCCGCGACACCAATGGCGACGGAATTCCCGACACGCGAACGGTGTTCCTCGATCACCTCAATTCCCCGTTCGGCGTCGCGCTGGTTGGCCACGATCTTTATGTCGCAAACACGGACGCGATCATGCGCTATCCGTATCAGGACGGACAGACCAGCATCACTGCCAAGGGCACCAAGCTGACCGATCTGCCGGGCGGCCCGATCGATCATCATTGGACGAAGAGCCTTCTGGCCAGCCCGGACGGATCCAAGCTCTACGTCGGTGTCGGATCGAACAGCAACGTCGGAGAGAATGGCTTGCAGGCCGAGTATGAGCGCGCCGCCATCTGGGAGGTCGACCGCGCCACCGGTGCACATCGCATTTTCGCCGGCGGCGTGCGCAACCCGACAGGCCTGCAGTGGGAACCGACGACCGGCAAGCTTTGGGCGATTGCCAACGAACGAGACGAGATCGGGCCCGATTTGGTGCCGGATTATCTCACCTCAGTGCAGGACGGGGGCTTTTACGGCTGGCCGTACAGCTACTATGGCCAGCATCTCGATCCGCGCGTTCAACCGCAACGGCCAGATCTCGTGGCCAGAGCGATCGTGCCGGACTACGCGCTCAGCTCCCACGTGGCTCCGCTCGGATTTGCCATGTCCGCTGGCCATGGTTTGCCCGCAAACTATGAGAGCGGCGCCTTCGTCGGAGAGCATGGCAGCTGGGATCGAACACCACTCAACGGCTACAAGGTGGTCTTCGTACCCTTCAAGGATGGCAAACCCTCGGGCCCCGCGCAGGACGTCGTCACCGGCTTTCTTGATGCAAACAACCACACCCACGGCAGACCGGTTGGCCTTGCCGTCGATCGGACCGGTGCGCTGCTGATCGCCGACGATGTCGGCAATATCGTGTGGCGCGTCTCGTCGGCTAACGCCGCTGCTCCGAAGCCGGCCTCGTAG